The bacterium genome has a segment encoding these proteins:
- a CDS encoding regulatory protein RecX encodes MDAEEVARLGLEPGLVLAPAVLAHLEHRDACRCAREVALRLLGARPRSIADLRARLRRAGVAPEAAAQVVRDLTVDGYLDDLEFARTWVRGRLAVRACGALRLRSELREKGVAAPVIEQAIREVYGEEDAAAAEERRARDLAERRLRGYAHLAWEVKVRRLAGLLQRRGFAAPTIAHVLRTVQRSRESSDA; translated from the coding sequence GTGGACGCCGAGGAGGTCGCTCGGCTCGGGCTGGAGCCCGGCCTTGTGCTCGCGCCGGCGGTGCTGGCACACCTTGAACACCGGGATGCGTGCCGGTGCGCGCGCGAGGTTGCGCTCCGTCTGCTGGGCGCTCGGCCGCGCAGCATCGCCGATCTGCGGGCCCGTCTGCGGCGCGCCGGCGTAGCGCCGGAGGCGGCTGCACAGGTCGTCCGCGATCTGACCGTGGACGGCTATCTCGACGATCTCGAGTTCGCGCGAACGTGGGTGCGCGGCCGTCTCGCCGTGCGCGCGTGCGGCGCCCTGCGGCTGCGTTCGGAATTGCGCGAAAAAGGTGTCGCCGCGCCGGTGATCGAGCAGGCGATTCGCGAGGTGTACGGAGAAGAAGATGCCGCGGCCGCAGAAGAACGGCGCGCGCGCGATCTCGCCGAGCGCCGGCTCCGCGGCTACGCACATCTCGCGTGGGAGGTAAAGGTCCGGCGGCTGGCCGGTCTCCTCCAGCGCCGGGGATTCGCCGCACCAACGATCGCACACGTTCTTCGGACGGTGCAACGGAGCCGTGAAAGCTCGGATGCGTAG
- the recA gene encoding recombinase RecA: protein MNERQRALDLALAQIEKQFGKGSIMKLGEHQAKLSVDVIPTGVLALDAALGVGGVPRGRIVEIYGPESSGKTTLGYHIVAEAQREGGVGAFIDAEHALNTEYARNVGVDIDNLLISQPDSGEQALEIAEMLVRSGAIDVIVVDSVAALVPRAELDGEMGDAHVGLQARLMSQAMRKLVGAISKSHTTVIFINQLREKVGIMFGNPEVTSGGRALKFYASVRMEIRRTESLKSGDQVIGQRVRVKVVKNKLAAPFRDCEADIIFPRGISKAGSLLDTAALHGVVSRTGTWFAYKDMKMGQGRDNAREFLETNPELAREIEARTREKLGIARSPSPTVPAPDGSPNGNSNGVAPEAKHIAPSGDGRREPVAAAVVKGVAPRAQR, encoded by the coding sequence ATGAACGAACGGCAGCGTGCCCTGGATCTCGCCCTCGCCCAGATCGAGAAACAGTTCGGCAAGGGGTCCATCATGAAGCTCGGCGAGCACCAGGCCAAGCTGAGCGTCGACGTGATTCCGACCGGCGTGCTCGCGCTCGATGCCGCGCTCGGCGTAGGTGGTGTGCCGCGCGGCCGGATCGTGGAGATCTACGGCCCCGAGTCGTCGGGCAAGACGACGCTCGGGTATCATATCGTTGCGGAGGCGCAGCGCGAGGGCGGCGTCGGCGCGTTCATCGACGCCGAACATGCGCTCAACACCGAGTACGCCCGCAACGTCGGCGTCGACATCGACAACCTCCTGATCTCCCAGCCGGATTCCGGTGAGCAGGCGCTCGAGATCGCCGAGATGTTGGTGCGGTCCGGCGCGATCGACGTGATCGTAGTCGACTCCGTAGCGGCGCTCGTCCCGCGCGCGGAACTGGACGGGGAGATGGGCGACGCGCACGTCGGCCTGCAGGCGCGGCTCATGTCGCAGGCGATGCGGAAGCTCGTCGGCGCGATCAGCAAGTCCCACACCACCGTCATTTTCATCAACCAGCTGCGCGAGAAGGTGGGCATCATGTTCGGCAACCCCGAGGTCACGAGCGGGGGCCGCGCGCTCAAGTTCTACGCCTCGGTGCGCATGGAGATCCGCCGGACGGAGTCGCTCAAGTCGGGCGACCAGGTGATCGGCCAGCGCGTGCGGGTCAAGGTCGTCAAGAACAAGCTCGCCGCGCCGTTCCGGGACTGCGAAGCCGACATCATCTTCCCGCGGGGCATCAGCAAGGCGGGGAGCCTGCTCGACACGGCCGCCCTCCACGGCGTGGTCTCGCGGACAGGGACTTGGTTCGCCTACAAGGACATGAAGATGGGGCAGGGCCGCGACAACGCGCGCGAGTTTCTCGAGACGAACCCCGAACTGGCGCGCGAGATCGAGGCCAGGACACGCGAGAAACTGGGCATCGCGCGGTCGCCGTCGCCCACCGTACCCGCACCCGACGGGTCGCCGAACGGCAACAGCAACGGCGTCGCTCCCGAGGCCAAGCACATCGCGCCGTCCGGGGACGGCCGGCGCGAGCCTGTGGCTGCCGCGGTGGTGAAGGGAGTGGCGCCTCGCGCCCAGCGGTGA
- the thpR gene encoding RNA 2',3'-cyclic phosphodiesterase gives MSRGTDEDRRRTFIAVLLGPDIRTAASRMRGPLTASADRLRWVSPSHLHLTLQFLGDITVRQVEDAAEAARVAAASTAPFTVTFAGLGAFPSPAAPRIVWVGVTAGADRLAALAGSLAAALRDRRIPLDPRPFSPHLTLARTRGQGRPPDLTREQEALARVVIGEQPVTELVVVNSVLGAFEPVHTVVATGRLGEGSRGAG, from the coding sequence GTGAGCCGCGGCACAGACGAGGATCGCCGTCGCACCTTCATCGCGGTTTTGCTCGGGCCGGACATTCGCACGGCCGCGTCGCGGATGCGCGGGCCGCTCACGGCGTCCGCGGATCGGCTCCGCTGGGTGTCCCCGTCACATCTCCATCTGACGCTGCAGTTTCTCGGTGACATCACGGTGCGTCAAGTCGAGGATGCAGCCGAGGCGGCACGGGTCGCCGCGGCCTCTACCGCGCCGTTCACCGTCACTTTCGCGGGTCTTGGGGCGTTTCCGTCGCCGGCCGCGCCGCGCATCGTGTGGGTGGGGGTGACGGCCGGCGCCGATCGGCTGGCCGCACTCGCCGGATCGCTCGCGGCGGCGCTGCGCGACCGCCGAATCCCGTTGGATCCCCGCCCGTTCTCGCCGCATCTAACGCTCGCGCGCACGCGGGGGCAGGGCCGGCCGCCCGATCTTACGCGAGAGCAAGAGGCGCTTGCCCGCGTGGTGATCGGTGAGCAGCCGGTGACCGAACTGGTCGTGGTCAACAGCGTGCTCGGCGCGTTCGAGCCGGTCCACACCGTGGTCGCCACGGGGCGTCTTGGAGAGGGCAGCCGGGGTGCCGGGTAG
- a CDS encoding competence/damage-inducible protein A yields the protein MTRAELISVGTEHLLGQITDTNAVWLCNVLAAAGIAVFYRSTVGDNVGRVQEVFRQALNRVDLIVATGGLGPTDDDLTVAAVAEALGLPMERNEEAWTHVQEFFHRRNRPLSSQQVKQAMMPRGAHMIPNTRGSAPGVIVEHEGKMLIFTPGVPREMKGMIEDHVIPFLRERGLAGTDVIRSRILRVALGESIVEDRVRDLMRAGTNPTIAPYAHTGECHLRVTARGQEADVDGLLDETELRIRERLGHALYAVGEQTLEETVARLLADAGLTIAVAESCTGGLLAHRLTRTAGASMYLDGGVVAYSNAAKNRWLGVPADLITRHGAVSAEVARAMVEGARAHAETDLAIAVTGIAGPTGGTPEKPVGLVFIALAHRDGTDVREMRYGTEPGRQGVQYLASQTSLDMIRLHLLDRGDRGPR from the coding sequence ATGACGCGCGCGGAACTCATCTCCGTCGGTACCGAGCATCTGCTCGGGCAGATTACGGACACCAACGCCGTTTGGTTGTGCAACGTGCTCGCGGCGGCCGGGATCGCGGTGTTCTACCGGTCGACCGTGGGCGACAACGTCGGGCGCGTGCAGGAAGTGTTCCGCCAGGCGCTCAACCGCGTCGATCTCATCGTCGCCACCGGCGGCCTCGGTCCCACCGACGACGACCTCACGGTCGCCGCCGTCGCGGAGGCGCTCGGCCTCCCGATGGAGCGCAATGAAGAGGCGTGGACCCACGTGCAGGAGTTCTTTCACCGGCGCAACCGCCCGCTGTCGAGCCAGCAGGTGAAGCAGGCCATGATGCCGCGCGGCGCCCACATGATCCCAAACACCCGCGGCAGCGCGCCCGGCGTGATCGTCGAGCACGAGGGGAAGATGCTCATCTTCACCCCGGGGGTACCCCGCGAAATGAAAGGGATGATCGAGGATCACGTGATTCCGTTCCTGCGCGAGCGCGGGCTCGCCGGGACGGACGTCATCCGCTCGCGGATCCTGCGGGTGGCGCTCGGCGAGTCCATCGTGGAAGACCGCGTTCGCGACCTGATGCGCGCCGGCACCAACCCGACGATCGCGCCGTACGCGCACACCGGCGAATGCCATCTGCGCGTCACCGCACGCGGCCAGGAGGCCGACGTCGACGGGCTGCTGGACGAGACGGAACTCCGGATCCGCGAGCGCCTCGGCCACGCGCTCTACGCCGTCGGCGAGCAGACGCTCGAAGAGACCGTCGCCCGCCTGCTGGCCGACGCCGGCCTCACGATCGCCGTCGCGGAATCGTGTACGGGCGGGCTGCTCGCCCACCGTCTCACCCGGACCGCGGGCGCGTCGATGTATCTCGACGGCGGTGTGGTTGCCTACAGCAACGCGGCGAAGAACCGGTGGCTCGGGGTGCCGGCCGATCTGATCACACGGCACGGCGCGGTGAGCGCGGAAGTGGCGCGCGCCATGGTGGAGGGCGCGCGCGCCCACGCGGAGACGGATCTTGCGATCGCCGTGACAGGCATCGCCGGACCGACCGGCGGCACGCCGGAGAAGCCCGTCGGCCTGGTGTTCATCGCGCTCGCGCACCGCGACGGCACAGACGTCCGGGAGATGCGCTACGGCACCGAGCCCGGCCGCCAGGGCGTGCAGTACCTGGCGTCGCAGACCTCGCTCGACATGATCCGGCTTCATCTCCTCGACCGCGGAGACCGCGGGCCGCGGTGA
- a CDS encoding RodZ domain-containing protein — MASVGIGERLRNARAARGLTLEDIEAATRIKRHYLEALEREAWDELPGPTYVRGFLASYARQLGISVDEILGLYAAPAPGAGAVRAAPATVPRPVEVRITPANPRSRLRRIVTAIAVVFVAGAVVLAYILVGQLRQFAATRPHPEVSIPSVPAAGSPPGGAPSGASAVTPASGGQQGTAPGSTTAGQMVTPTSGTPATSGTQAVTTTGAQGIVVSAQATDRSWVRVVSDGAVVFEGFLSAGDHQVWHGKHQVSVRLGNASALDLSVNGQPLGRLGNPGDVVERTFSSGAPAAAPAPPPVAPAAVPSPPPAAPAQPAPPKPSPPQAPVVTPTGPQPQEHQ, encoded by the coding sequence ATGGCGTCAGTCGGTATCGGTGAACGTCTTCGCAACGCGCGTGCGGCCCGTGGTCTGACGCTCGAGGACATCGAGGCGGCGACGCGCATCAAGCGGCACTACCTGGAAGCCCTCGAGCGCGAAGCGTGGGACGAGCTCCCCGGCCCCACCTACGTACGCGGATTCCTGGCATCGTACGCGCGCCAGCTCGGTATCTCCGTCGACGAGATCCTGGGTTTGTACGCCGCGCCCGCGCCGGGCGCCGGCGCGGTGCGCGCGGCACCCGCGACCGTCCCGCGGCCGGTGGAGGTGCGGATCACGCCGGCCAACCCGCGGTCGCGGCTTCGCCGGATCGTCACCGCGATCGCCGTCGTGTTCGTCGCCGGCGCGGTGGTACTGGCCTATATCCTCGTGGGTCAGCTGCGTCAGTTCGCCGCGACGCGTCCGCATCCGGAGGTCTCGATCCCGAGCGTCCCCGCCGCCGGTTCGCCGCCCGGCGGGGCGCCGTCCGGCGCGTCCGCGGTGACGCCCGCGTCGGGCGGTCAGCAGGGAACGGCGCCGGGATCCACCACCGCGGGCCAGATGGTCACCCCCACCTCCGGCACGCCCGCGACCAGCGGCACCCAAGCGGTCACGACGACCGGCGCACAGGGGATCGTGGTGAGCGCGCAGGCCACGGACCGATCGTGGGTCCGCGTGGTCTCGGACGGCGCCGTGGTCTTCGAGGGGTTCTTGAGCGCGGGCGACCACCAGGTCTGGCATGGAAAGCACCAGGTCAGCGTCCGCCTCGGCAACGCGAGCGCATTGGATCTCTCTGTGAACGGACAGCCGCTCGGTCGCCTCGGCAACCCCGGCGACGTCGTCGAGCGGACGTTTTCCAGCGGCGCGCCTGCCGCGGCACCCGCGCCGCCGCCGGTCGCGCCCGCCGCGGTACCCTCGCCGCCGCCGGCCGCGCCCGCGCAGCCCGCTCCGCCCAAACCTTCGCCCCCTCAGGCCCCCGTCGTCACGCCCACGGGTCCGCAGCCGCAGGAACATCAGTGA
- a CDS encoding DNA translocase FtsK gives MPKHKASSQFGYARAVGAGLIALAFLIGVSLFPHQHAPLPRFIAARGGQAFGLGLWALPFLCLLVGLVVLARGNFALSARIWGLLSGWTVVLVALHLRYPAGRELLAASGRKGGGYAGALLTLVLRRVTGEPGLWLATAGGAVAAAMLLWGRSVDDLGKFGLTLFLGSGRAAARAGRAFAAWGGAASISLGRAAVWLLLIALAGVRALGRLAWRAARALPSFAGRLTLRAATGAAAAVRALRRPAAAPALPIASATPAVSAASESESPLLAAEEGKDGAGELDAAIPEGALPDEAAQGEVPGSDAPFAERTTAVDGAPDLTPPAEAASSGAPSSSRRSKRRRAGVAQESLPFPAEARRAYVVPDLSILDAYAAKAKAGKVDPDEVARNLERTLASFGVEARVIRWETGPVVTRYELQPAPGVKVQKITSLQNDIALSLAASSVRLEAPIPGKSAIGVELPNERPSLVHLREILASDEFTHATTSPLTVGVGKGIAGTPIVADLIAMPHLLIAGATGAGKSVMLNAMIASILFRATPEQARFLMIDPKRVELTNYNGIPHLLSPVVTGAREAAAKLRWAIQEMESRYEMFAKDGVRNIQAFNASHPDRPLAFILIIIDELADLMMVAPADFEEIICRLAQMTRATGIHLLVATQRPSVDVITGLIKANIPSRIAFSVSSQVDSRTILDHPGAEKLLGRGDMLFSPLGAVRPTRVQGAFISDAETERLVQFWRTQGEPAYVDALLQATAGEAAEEAPGRDALLADAARLVVRAGYASVSLLQRKMRIGYVRAARLVDQMEERGIVGPSQGSSPRELLVGLDDLERLLRAAPAADAGGDGAAPDAASRGRARAAAMVEDAS, from the coding sequence GTGCCGAAGCACAAGGCGTCGTCCCAGTTCGGTTACGCGCGGGCGGTAGGCGCGGGGCTCATCGCGCTCGCCTTCCTCATCGGGGTCAGCCTTTTTCCGCACCAGCACGCGCCGCTGCCGCGGTTCATTGCGGCGCGCGGCGGCCAGGCATTCGGCCTCGGACTCTGGGCGCTTCCGTTCCTCTGCCTGCTCGTCGGTCTCGTCGTGCTCGCGCGGGGCAACTTCGCATTGAGCGCGCGAATTTGGGGCCTGCTCAGCGGATGGACCGTCGTTCTCGTCGCTCTCCATCTCCGCTATCCCGCGGGGCGAGAGCTGCTTGCCGCGTCGGGCCGCAAGGGCGGAGGGTACGCGGGCGCGTTGCTGACGCTCGTGCTCCGGCGGGTCACCGGCGAGCCGGGCTTGTGGCTTGCGACGGCTGGCGGCGCCGTGGCCGCGGCGATGCTGCTGTGGGGCCGTTCGGTCGACGACCTCGGGAAGTTCGGCCTGACGCTGTTCCTCGGGTCGGGCCGGGCCGCCGCGCGCGCGGGCCGCGCGTTCGCGGCGTGGGGCGGCGCCGCGTCGATCTCGCTCGGGCGCGCCGCTGTGTGGCTGCTGCTCATAGCGCTCGCCGGGGTTCGGGCGCTCGGGCGCCTCGCATGGCGGGCCGCGCGGGCGTTGCCGTCGTTCGCGGGACGCCTGACGCTGCGGGCCGCGACCGGAGCGGCCGCGGCGGTGCGCGCGCTGCGCAGACCCGCGGCCGCTCCGGCGCTCCCCATCGCGTCCGCCACGCCTGCGGTCTCCGCGGCGTCCGAAAGTGAATCACCGCTCCTGGCGGCGGAGGAGGGGAAGGACGGCGCCGGCGAGCTTGACGCGGCGATTCCCGAGGGTGCCTTGCCCGACGAGGCCGCTCAGGGCGAGGTGCCGGGGTCCGACGCCCCGTTCGCGGAGCGCACCACCGCCGTGGATGGTGCCCCGGATCTTACGCCGCCCGCCGAGGCGGCCTCGTCGGGAGCGCCGTCTTCGTCGCGGCGCTCTAAACGGCGGCGCGCCGGCGTTGCGCAGGAATCGCTGCCGTTTCCGGCCGAGGCGCGCCGGGCCTACGTCGTGCCGGACCTCTCGATCCTCGACGCGTACGCGGCGAAGGCGAAGGCCGGAAAGGTCGATCCGGATGAGGTGGCCCGCAACCTCGAGCGCACCCTCGCGAGCTTCGGCGTCGAGGCCAGGGTCATTCGCTGGGAGACCGGACCCGTCGTCACGCGGTATGAGCTGCAGCCGGCCCCCGGCGTCAAGGTGCAGAAGATTACGAGTCTGCAAAACGATATCGCGCTGTCGCTCGCGGCGAGCAGCGTCCGGCTCGAGGCACCGATTCCCGGCAAGTCTGCGATCGGCGTCGAGTTGCCCAACGAACGGCCGAGCCTCGTCCACTTGCGCGAGATTCTCGCCAGCGACGAGTTTACGCACGCGACGACCTCGCCGCTCACGGTCGGCGTCGGCAAGGGAATCGCGGGCACGCCGATCGTGGCGGATCTCATCGCGATGCCGCACCTGCTGATCGCGGGCGCCACCGGCGCGGGCAAGAGCGTCATGCTCAATGCCATGATTGCCAGCATCCTCTTCCGGGCCACCCCGGAGCAGGCGCGCTTTCTGATGATCGACCCCAAGCGCGTGGAGTTGACGAACTACAACGGAATCCCGCACCTGCTGAGTCCGGTCGTTACGGGCGCGCGGGAGGCCGCCGCAAAATTGCGATGGGCGATCCAGGAGATGGAGAGCCGCTACGAGATGTTCGCGAAGGATGGCGTGCGGAACATCCAGGCGTTCAACGCCAGCCATCCGGACCGGCCGCTCGCGTTCATCCTCATTATTATCGACGAGTTGGCGGATCTGATGATGGTGGCGCCGGCCGATTTCGAGGAGATCATCTGCCGGCTCGCGCAGATGACCCGCGCGACCGGGATCCATCTGCTCGTCGCGACGCAGCGGCCTTCCGTCGACGTCATCACCGGTCTCATCAAAGCCAACATTCCCTCGCGCATCGCGTTTTCCGTGTCGTCGCAGGTAGACAGCCGGACGATTCTGGACCACCCCGGCGCGGAGAAGCTGCTCGGCCGCGGCGACATGCTCTTCTCACCGCTCGGCGCGGTCCGGCCCACCCGCGTGCAGGGCGCCTTCATCAGCGACGCCGAGACCGAGCGCCTCGTGCAGTTCTGGCGCACGCAGGGCGAGCCCGCCTACGTGGACGCGCTGTTGCAGGCCACGGCCGGCGAGGCCGCGGAGGAGGCCCCGGGTCGGGACGCACTGCTGGCCGACGCGGCGCGGCTGGTCGTGCGCGCCGGATACGCGTCGGTGTCGCTGCTCCAGCGCAAGATGCGCATCGGCTACGTGCGGGCGGCCCGCCTCGTCGATCAGATGGAAGAGCGGGGCATCGTGGGCCCCTCGCAGGGCTCCAGCCCGCGCGAGCTGCTGGTCGGTCTCGACGATCTCGAGCGTCTCCTCCGGGCCGCGCCGGCGGCGGATGCAGGCGGGGACGGCGCGGCGCCCGACGCCGCGTCCCGCGGCCGGGCGCGCGCCGCGGCGATGGTGGAGGACGCCTCGTAG
- a CDS encoding ribonuclease J: MSPEQPNRTTVPDDQRVRSRRRRRHRTPAGDRGAVPQRQTSAPRAPQRRPSPGPVLEVIPLGGLGEIGKNCTIVRVGRDCLLIDAGLMFPDEEDLGIDFVIPDYRAFEQAGTIHGVVLSHGHEDHVGSLPYLLRAASVPVYGMPLTLGLARRRVEETPDTPAMRAVPCETRRPFRVGPFDVELVHVNHSIPQACAVVVRTPAGTLVSSADFKFDQTPIGEPPTDFARLAEIGEAGVRLLLMDSTNVERPGYAPSERVVGAALDEIVGRARGRVLLTTFASNVHRLQQAFETAGRHGRKVAVVGRSMVDTVQIASELGVLRIPRGAMVPVEHLKSLADAHVMILTTGSQGEPMSALSRMATGQHRSVAVRAGDTVILAATPIPGNEGMVARTIDQLYRQGAEVLHGGPVHASGHACQEELKLMLTLLKPRCFLPVHGEYRHLVLNRRLASSVGVPEERSLVAENGQVVAASADRLIRAGTVDAGSVLVDGLGGVGPIVLRDRRQLAKDGVLIALVAIDRQTGELLMPPDIVSRGFIYVRESGELIEDSKKRIVETVARCRERGTTEWAAVRSAIREALGRYLFEKTHRQPMILPMLVEV; the protein is encoded by the coding sequence GTGAGCCCCGAACAGCCAAACCGGACGACGGTACCCGACGACCAGCGCGTACGGTCGCGTCGCCGCCGGCGGCACCGCACGCCGGCGGGCGACCGGGGCGCGGTCCCGCAACGCCAGACGTCCGCGCCCCGCGCGCCGCAGCGACGGCCGTCCCCGGGGCCGGTCCTCGAAGTGATTCCCCTCGGCGGCCTCGGTGAGATCGGGAAGAACTGCACGATCGTCCGCGTCGGCCGCGATTGCCTCCTCATCGACGCGGGATTGATGTTTCCGGACGAAGAGGATCTCGGCATCGACTTCGTCATTCCGGACTACCGGGCGTTCGAGCAGGCGGGCACGATCCACGGGGTCGTGCTGAGCCACGGCCACGAAGACCACGTCGGCAGTCTCCCGTATCTGCTCCGCGCCGCCTCGGTGCCGGTGTACGGCATGCCGCTGACGCTCGGCCTCGCGCGGCGGCGGGTGGAAGAGACGCCCGACACGCCCGCGATGCGCGCGGTCCCCTGCGAGACGCGGCGGCCGTTCCGCGTAGGGCCGTTCGACGTCGAGTTGGTGCACGTCAACCACAGCATTCCGCAGGCGTGCGCGGTCGTCGTGCGCACCCCCGCCGGCACGCTCGTCTCGAGCGCGGATTTCAAGTTCGACCAGACCCCCATCGGCGAGCCGCCCACCGACTTCGCCCGGCTGGCGGAGATCGGCGAGGCGGGTGTCCGTCTTTTATTGATGGATTCGACCAACGTCGAGCGGCCCGGCTACGCGCCGTCGGAGCGCGTGGTGGGCGCCGCGCTGGACGAGATCGTCGGGCGGGCGCGCGGCCGGGTGTTGCTGACGACGTTCGCCAGCAACGTGCACCGGCTGCAGCAGGCCTTCGAGACGGCAGGCCGCCACGGGCGCAAGGTCGCCGTCGTCGGTCGGAGCATGGTCGACACTGTGCAAATCGCCTCCGAGCTCGGTGTGCTGCGGATCCCCCGCGGGGCGATGGTGCCGGTTGAGCACCTCAAGTCCCTCGCGGACGCCCACGTGATGATCCTGACGACGGGCAGCCAGGGCGAGCCGATGTCCGCCCTCAGCCGCATGGCGACGGGCCAGCACCGGTCGGTCGCCGTGCGGGCGGGCGACACGGTGATCCTGGCGGCCACGCCGATACCGGGCAACGAAGGCATGGTCGCCCGTACGATCGACCAGTTGTACCGGCAGGGCGCGGAGGTCCTCCACGGCGGGCCCGTCCACGCGTCCGGACACGCCTGTCAGGAAGAACTGAAGTTGATGCTCACGCTATTGAAGCCGCGCTGTTTCCTTCCCGTGCACGGCGAGTACCGGCACCTGGTCCTCAACCGGCGTCTGGCATCGTCGGTCGGCGTGCCGGAGGAACGCAGCCTGGTAGCGGAGAATGGGCAGGTCGTCGCCGCCTCCGCGGACCGGCTCATCCGCGCGGGGACGGTGGATGCTGGCTCCGTGCTGGTGGACGGGCTCGGCGGGGTGGGCCCGATCGTGCTGCGGGACCGCCGGCAGCTGGCCAAGGACGGCGTCTTGATCGCTCTCGTAGCGATCGACCGCCAAACCGGCGAGTTGCTGATGCCGCCGGACATCGTGTCGCGCGGGTTCATTTACGTGCGCGAGTCCGGCGAACTGATCGAAGACTCGAAGAAGCGGATCGTGGAAACGGTCGCCCGGTGCCGCGAGCGCGGCACCACCGAATGGGCGGCCGTCAGGTCGGCCATACGGGAGGCGCTGGGACGGTATCTGTTTGAGAAGACGCACCGGCAGCCGATGATCCTGCCGATGCTCGTCGAGGTGTAG
- a CDS encoding uracil-DNA glycosylase, which translates to MARCRRCPLWRLATHPVPGEGAPRAAVMVVGEGPGRQEDLSGRPFVGRAGRLLEELLAHAGLRREDVYITNVVKHRAATHTPSGHDRPPHAREIEACRVWLETQVEIIRPRVIVTLGRHALAAFLPHAAIGECHGSPQPGRGCTILPLYHPSYALHNPGVRPLLFRDMGALKRVLRDAGAVEARG; encoded by the coding sequence GTGGCGCGGTGCCGACGCTGCCCGCTGTGGCGGCTCGCCACGCATCCCGTGCCGGGCGAAGGGGCTCCTCGTGCCGCGGTCATGGTTGTGGGGGAAGGCCCGGGCCGGCAGGAGGACCTTTCCGGCCGGCCGTTCGTGGGCCGCGCCGGCCGCCTGCTCGAGGAGCTGCTGGCGCACGCGGGGCTCCGGCGGGAAGACGTCTACATCACGAACGTCGTCAAACACCGCGCGGCGACGCACACCCCCTCGGGGCACGACCGGCCGCCCCACGCCCGCGAGATCGAAGCCTGCCGCGTCTGGCTCGAGACCCAAGTCGAGATCATCCGGCCCCGCGTAATCGTGACGCTCGGCCGGCATGCGCTGGCCGCGTTTCTGCCGCACGCCGCGATCGGTGAATGCCACGGGTCACCCCAACCGGGACGGGGCTGCACCATTCTACCGCTGTACCATCCGTCCTACGCGCTGCACAACCCGGGCGTGCGGCCTCTACTCTTCCGGGACATGGGTGCCCTCAAGCGTGTGCTTCGCGACGCCGGTGCGGTCGAAGCCCGCGGATGA
- a CDS encoding VC0807 family protein: MAAQRSGGGLGVRSFLPILVLDIACPYVTYQYLRGHVPQMPAVTALLLSGMFPVLNNLVSLAKSRTLDIIGIVIVVGIAVGAATAFVTGDEKLLLIRESFVTGALALVCLSSLLWPRPLLFFVGRDFSTGHDPAKIAAFNAVWERPGARRVFRVMTIVWGLGWLGEFLLKVVLVLTLTVPQVLVVGPIESNGITIALILWTIRYANESRRRGEAVRAAQAAETG; encoded by the coding sequence ATGGCCGCCCAGCGGTCCGGAGGGGGGCTGGGCGTGCGCAGCTTTTTGCCCATCCTCGTGCTCGACATCGCGTGCCCGTACGTGACGTACCAATACCTGCGCGGGCACGTCCCGCAGATGCCGGCGGTCACCGCGTTGCTCCTGTCGGGGATGTTCCCGGTTCTCAATAACTTGGTGAGCCTGGCCAAGAGCCGAACGCTCGACATTATTGGCATCGTCATCGTGGTCGGCATCGCGGTCGGGGCCGCGACCGCTTTCGTCACCGGCGACGAGAAGCTGCTGCTGATTCGCGAGTCGTTCGTGACCGGCGCGCTGGCTCTCGTTTGCCTGTCGTCGCTTCTCTGGCCGCGGCCGCTCTTGTTTTTCGTCGGCCGGGATTTCAGCACGGGCCACGATCCCGCGAAGATCGCCGCGTTCAACGCGGTCTGGGAGCGACCCGGGGCCCGCCGCGTCTTCCGGGTAATGACGATTGTCTGGGGACTGGGATGGCTCGGGGAGTTTTTATTGAAGGTCGTGCTCGTGCTGACGCTGACGGTTCCCCAGGTTCTGGTCGTCGGCCCCATCGAGTCCAACGGCATCACGATCGCGCTGATCCTCTGGACCATCCGCTACGCCAACGAGTCGCGGCGCCGCGGCGAAGCAGTCCGGGCCGCGCAGGCGGCCGAGACAGGGTAG